The proteins below are encoded in one region of Clostridium pasteurianum DSM 525 = ATCC 6013:
- a CDS encoding Sapep family Mn(2+)-dependent dipeptidase, translating into MSIELNDGERELLKKVEVWLKAHKEELVQDIETWVRIPSVSIADENTKGAPFGKECAKVLDLALKRGKEFGFNTSNHEGYAGSIVYGDYEKSIGLIGHLDVVPEGDNWIYSPYKPVRKGDFLIGRGVSDNKGASVAALYVARIFKDLNIPIEHGIHIIYGCAEETGMADLVYYVQHKQVPLVSLVLDGNFPVCHGQKGGFNGRLFIPTGKYLHNLKGGTAENNVPDYAEIFIKDISLPEVLSSLDRVSKSISDYVKAEEQSDGILVYAKGRSGHAANPEGSLNAICILAAALKESGLFKDEDQKAVDFLSSFLADYNGVGAGIGFEDEVSGKLTLNGGIIRSFKNGLELFIDIRYPITSNEEDITKALKLKIEPYGVRILDVRNRKPYFIEKDNAKVKVLTDTYNSLREEHKEPYVMGGGTYSRVLPEGITFGPGFPDIKKQGIDFLPDGHGGAHGPDEALHIPSLLEAIKIYVLSIVRLDTLI; encoded by the coding sequence TATAGCAGATGAAAATACTAAAGGCGCACCTTTTGGAAAAGAATGTGCAAAGGTATTAGACCTTGCACTTAAACGCGGCAAGGAATTTGGATTCAATACTAGTAATCATGAGGGATATGCAGGTTCTATTGTTTATGGTGATTATGAAAAAAGCATTGGACTTATAGGTCATTTGGATGTAGTACCTGAAGGGGATAATTGGATATATTCTCCCTATAAACCTGTTAGGAAGGGAGATTTTTTAATAGGAAGAGGAGTTTCTGACAATAAAGGTGCCTCTGTGGCGGCTTTGTATGTTGCTAGAATATTTAAAGATTTAAATATTCCCATTGAGCATGGTATACATATTATCTATGGGTGTGCAGAGGAAACTGGTATGGCGGATTTGGTATATTATGTGCAGCACAAACAAGTTCCATTGGTCTCCCTGGTTTTAGATGGTAATTTTCCAGTATGCCATGGACAGAAAGGCGGATTTAATGGCAGATTATTTATACCAACAGGAAAATATCTTCATAATCTAAAGGGAGGAACCGCAGAAAATAATGTACCTGATTATGCAGAAATCTTTATTAAAGATATTTCATTGCCAGAGGTTTTGTCATCTTTGGATAGAGTTTCAAAGAGTATTTCAGATTACGTAAAAGCTGAGGAACAATCTGATGGCATTTTAGTATATGCTAAAGGACGCTCAGGACATGCAGCCAATCCTGAAGGTTCTCTTAATGCAATTTGTATTTTAGCTGCTGCACTTAAGGAAAGCGGTTTGTTTAAAGATGAAGACCAGAAAGCAGTAGATTTTCTATCTTCATTTTTAGCAGACTACAATGGAGTTGGAGCAGGCATTGGATTTGAGGATGAAGTATCTGGTAAACTTACACTAAATGGCGGAATTATAAGATCCTTTAAAAATGGATTAGAATTATTTATTGATATTAGATATCCTATTACATCAAATGAAGAAGATATAACCAAGGCTCTTAAGCTAAAAATTGAACCTTATGGGGTGCGTATATTAGATGTTAGAAACAGAAAGCCTTATTTCATTGAAAAAGATAATGCTAAGGTAAAGGTGTTGACAGATACTTATAATAGTTTACGTGAAGAACATAAAGAACCTTATGTTATGGGTGGAGGAACTTATTCCAGAGTATTACCGGAAGGCATTACTTTTGGACCTGGTTTTCCAGATATTAAAAAGCAAGGTATAGATTTTTTACCAGATGGCCACGGAGGTGCACATGGACCGGATGAGGCATTGCATATACCTTCATTGTTAGAGGCAATAAAAATTTATGTACTTTCAATAGTTAGGTTAGATACATTAATATAA